GTGCAACCGTAAGGGCTTCCTATAAAAATTCCCCTGCCATGTCCATTCGAATTTTTCGACCGTTGGGGCCCGACAGAGACAAGTTAACGGTTAAAAAAACTTCCATGCCGTTGCccacacttttcttttctttcttcatatcCCAACCCCAAAACAAACACACTGAAAAAGCCACCCCACTGATCAATGGGCTGCGTTTCGTCAAAACAGTTCACAAAAGATCTCAAGCGAGAGTTCCCTTTCAATAATGGCGGCGACTGCGTGAACCACGTGGTCTCTCTCACTTCAAGCACCTACGGGGTTCTCAACTTGGACAATGAGCAAGCCGTCGAAGAGTGTGTCGCGGAGAGTAGGAAATTACAAAGATCTCCTATTCGCGAAGAGCCAGAGGTCATCAATACTTGGGAACTCATGGAGGATCTTGAAGAAGGAATGCCCATTTCTAAGCAAGCCAAGGTAAGCCCGAAACCGAGGGCTTTTCTCCGTGGTTTTTCCGGTTTTGATTCTAGGAGTCCGGCGAAGTTCTCGAATCAGTTCTCGAATCAGAATTGTTCTCCGAAGAAGACGAAGAGATTTTCTGGGAAAGAGAATAAGGGGCGGGTTAATTTGTTCGGACGTCCTGATTATAGCCCAAAAGGAATACCGAAAGCTAAGAATCATACCGAGAACTCGTGTAAGGCGGCGCTGAGTTTAAGTAATCCCGTGAAAGGGTCTCCAATTGGGGCAAAAAGAGAGAGTCATGGGAGCGATTCGGGGCTTTCTCCGCGACGGAAGAGCTTTAGCCCCCTATTTGATCCAGAGCTTCTTGCATCTTATGAGAAAGAATTGTCTGAAGAGGAAGTTCAGATCAAGAGGATGGTCTCGCCTACAGCGAAATTCCGTAAAACGAGAAAGTCTAGAGATTTGGAGTCTATTCTTCATTCGTTTGAGAGAAAGTGCCCCCCAGGTGGGGAAAATGCGATTGTTGTATACACTACGACTTTACGAGGAATCAGGAAGACTTTTGAGGACTGCAACAGTGTCCGGTCGATCATCGAATCCCATTGCATCCAAGTGGTCGAGCGCGATATATCCATGGATTCGGGGTTCAAGGAGGAACTGAGGGGTC
This genomic interval from Carya illinoinensis cultivar Pawnee chromosome 10, C.illinoinensisPawnee_v1, whole genome shotgun sequence contains the following:
- the LOC122278190 gene encoding uncharacterized protein LOC122278190, producing MGCVSSKQFTKDLKREFPFNNGGDCVNHVVSLTSSTYGVLNLDNEQAVEECVAESRKLQRSPIREEPEVINTWELMEDLEEGMPISKQAKVSPKPRAFLRGFSGFDSRSPAKFSNQFSNQNCSPKKTKRFSGKENKGRVNLFGRPDYSPKGIPKAKNHTENSCKAALSLSNPVKGSPIGAKRESHGSDSGLSPRRKSFSPLFDPELLASYEKELSEEEVQIKRMVSPTAKFRKTRKSRDLESILHSFERKCPPGGENAIVVYTTTLRGIRKTFEDCNSVRSIIESHCIQVVERDISMDSGFKEELRGLMGSKEVKVPLVFLKGRLIGGVDEVVKLEEEGKLSILFEGIPRAVGGCEGCGGVRFVMCMACSGSCRVLDGEQKKMVRCGECNENGLIHCPFCC